GCTTCGGTCGGCTTGCCGATTGCCAAGGAGCTGCTGGCCAAGGAAGGCATACCGATGGAGGAGACGGTCTTCAATGACTGCGGGCTGATGATTTTTGACCTGGACAAGCAGAAGTATGTTATTGCCGGGGGAAGCGGCTGCGGCTGCTCAGCCACAGTAACCTATGGGCATATTATGGGCCGACTAAAGAAGGGGGAATTGAAGCGCGTACTGATCGTGGCGACCGGGGCGCTGCTCTCCCCGTTGTCTTATCAACAAGGGGAGAGTATTCCGTGCGTAGCCCATGCGGTAGCCTTGGAGAGCGGAGGTGAGAGAGCATGATTTATTTATGGGCTTTTCTGGTCGGGGGAGCAATATGCGTAATCGGCCAGCTGATGTTCGATGTGCTTGCGCTGACTCCGGCCCATACCATGAGTACGCTGGTTGTGCTGGGGGCGGTTGCCGACGCTTTTGGCATCTACGACCCGCTGGTGAAATTCGCCGGAGCCGGGGCCAGCGTGCCCATTACCAGCTTCGGCAATTCCCTGGTCCATGGCGCGCTGACTGAGCTGGAGCGCGATGGCTGGGTCGGCGTCGTCACCGGGATCTTCGATGTGACCAGCGCCGGGATTTCCTCGGCGATTGTCTTCTCCTTCCTGGCGGCGCTGGTGGTCCGGCCGAAGGGATAAGTGACGGTGGAAGGATCGTCAATAGATATGTTAATTCAGGGATCGCCTATGGCGGTCCCTTTTTATATGAAGAAGGGTTACGCCGCCTGATGCGGGTTTCTTTTGG
This genomic interval from Paenibacillus sp. FSL H8-0332 contains the following:
- the spoVAE gene encoding stage V sporulation protein AE, whose translation is MIYLWAFLVGGAICVIGQLMFDVLALTPAHTMSTLVVLGAVADAFGIYDPLVKFAGAGASVPITSFGNSLVHGALTELERDGWVGVVTGIFDVTSAGISSAIVFSFLAALVVRPKG